A stretch of the Photobacterium sp. CCB-ST2H9 genome encodes the following:
- a CDS encoding DUF3297 family protein, with protein sequence MSDNNSKPALPDHLAGNPRSPHYVAECFEHAIGIRLNGKERTDVEEYCISEGWVKIASPKAKDRWGQPMLIKLKGEVEAFYK encoded by the coding sequence ATGAGCGACAACAACTCGAAACCAGCTTTACCAGATCATCTGGCAGGTAACCCGCGCAGCCCGCATTATGTGGCAGAGTGCTTTGAACACGCGATTGGCATTCGTTTAAATGGTAAAGAACGTACCGATGTTGAAGAATACTGCATCAGTGAAGGCTGGGTGAAAATCGCATCACCGAAAGCGAAAGACCGTTGGGGCCAACCGATGCTGATCAAGCTGAAAGGTGAAGTCGAAGCATTCTACAAGTAA
- a CDS encoding RNA 2'-phosphotransferase: MNKEITKISKYLSFILRHKPESIALVLDRNGWASIDDLIRLSQDIQLSKELLEFVVATNDKRRFVIDETGTKIRANQGHTIQVDLDLTATEPPGQLFHGTAEQNVSSIFNHGLVKGERHHVHLTESIEISETVGKRYGKPVIFKIDSERMHTDGFLFYKTYNNVWLTDIVPAEYLEQI, from the coding sequence ATGAATAAAGAAATTACAAAGATATCAAAGTACTTGAGTTTCATTCTACGACATAAACCAGAATCAATTGCTTTAGTTCTTGACCGTAATGGTTGGGCTTCGATTGACGATTTAATCAGACTTTCTCAAGATATACAGTTGTCCAAAGAACTATTAGAATTTGTTGTTGCAACAAATGACAAGCGTCGATTCGTGATTGATGAAACGGGTACAAAAATCCGGGCAAATCAGGGACACACGATTCAAGTTGACTTGGATCTCACCGCCACAGAGCCTCCTGGCCAACTTTTTCATGGAACAGCTGAGCAAAATGTGAGCTCAATATTTAACCACGGACTAGTGAAAGGCGAAAGACATCATGTACATCTAACTGAGTCTATTGAAATCTCTGAGACTGTTGGCAAACGATACGGTAAACCAGTTATATTCAAAATTGATTCTGAACGAATGCATACAGATGGATTTTTATTCTATAAAACATATAACAATGTATGGCTGACAGATATTGTTCCAGCAGAATACTTAGAACAGATTTAA
- a CDS encoding GFA family protein, producing MSEALFGGCQCGKIRFVAHSLLDNPHVCHCRMCQKAVGNFFAALVGVPLSDFSWTRGQPSVFRSSEFVERGFCSNCGTPLFFKHDKNKHISLSIGSFDEPKKIPLKFQLGMENRLPQVDQLRELKDYGTTEDNDPDGFLAIKVSNRQHPDHETTDWPEK from the coding sequence ATGTCTGAAGCATTATTCGGTGGATGTCAGTGCGGCAAAATCAGATTTGTTGCACATAGCCTTTTAGACAACCCGCATGTTTGTCATTGCCGGATGTGTCAAAAAGCAGTGGGGAATTTTTTCGCCGCTTTAGTCGGTGTTCCATTATCAGATTTTTCCTGGACTCGGGGGCAGCCTTCCGTGTTCAGAAGTTCTGAATTTGTCGAGCGTGGGTTCTGTTCAAACTGTGGGACGCCACTATTTTTTAAACATGACAAGAATAAGCATATTTCACTCTCAATTGGTTCCTTCGATGAACCGAAGAAAATCCCGTTGAAATTTCAGTTAGGTATGGAGAATCGACTTCCACAGGTTGACCAGCTTCGTGAGCTCAAAGATTACGGGACAACTGAAGACAATGATCCCGATGGATTTCTTGCCATAAAAGTGTCAAACCGTCAGCATCCTGACCATGAGACAACCGACTGGCCAGAAAAGTGA
- a CDS encoding GNAT family N-acetyltransferase, which translates to MYKIVCIHDHTGGLVEGINYIHAIWGGPDNYAFYADAISNSEKDMKRIPQFFLLLCGQEIVGCFGLIMNDFISRHDLYPWLSSVYVSPEHRGQRLSGRIFEHAKAIVKTMGYEKLYLTTGHDGLYEKFGWQRIEDGYDLHGEASRIYQMVL; encoded by the coding sequence ATGTACAAGATTGTTTGTATACATGACCACACTGGCGGCCTGGTGGAAGGCATCAACTATATCCACGCGATTTGGGGCGGGCCAGATAATTATGCTTTCTATGCTGATGCAATTTCGAACTCAGAGAAAGATATGAAGCGCATTCCGCAGTTCTTTTTACTGCTCTGTGGGCAAGAGATCGTGGGATGCTTTGGTCTGATCATGAATGACTTTATCAGCCGGCATGATTTATATCCCTGGCTCTCGAGTGTGTATGTTTCCCCTGAGCATCGGGGACAACGCTTATCCGGGAGAATTTTTGAACATGCCAAAGCAATTGTAAAAACAATGGGATATGAAAAGTTATATCTCACAACCGGACATGATGGTTTGTATGAAAAATTTGGCTGGCAACGAATCGAAGACGGCTATGATCTTCATGGAGAGGCGAGCCGGATTTATCAGATGGTGCTTTGA
- a CDS encoding RNA polymerase sigma factor, with the protein MTNDSNDRVQKEIDDLYRNQARKVYATLIRLLGDFELAEEALHDAFSAALTQWRQEGIPDNPSAWLVSAGRFKAIDHLRRQKRQGEILSELLESPIDSPVISKSSEDSREPDADVIEDDQLRLIFTCCHPAIDPKVQVALTLREVCGLTTEEIASAFLTTPSTMAQRIVRGKAKIRDARIPFQIPSKSELPDRIESALSVIYLVYNEGYSASAGEHVIRCELTAEAIRLARLMLSLLPDAEVSGLLALMLLTESRRPARTDSDGDIVLLEAQDRTLWDVSLIQEGIALVQSALGTRDFGYYTIQAAIAAVHAQATDADSTDWQQIVSLYSLLLQVAPSPVIELNKAVAVAMCEGPQAGLVLVERLLAQKVLQQYHLTYATYGELLSRAGRNQEAIAVFEHALSLTQQVPEQRILKRKLAELSSSK; encoded by the coding sequence ATGACGAATGACAGTAATGATCGGGTACAAAAAGAAATTGATGATCTGTACCGCAATCAAGCCCGTAAAGTGTATGCAACCTTAATTCGATTGCTGGGCGATTTCGAACTTGCGGAAGAGGCACTTCATGATGCTTTCAGTGCCGCGCTGACGCAGTGGCGACAGGAAGGAATTCCGGACAACCCCAGTGCCTGGCTGGTTTCTGCAGGCCGCTTCAAAGCGATTGATCATTTGCGCCGTCAGAAACGCCAGGGTGAGATTCTTTCAGAACTGCTCGAATCCCCGATCGATTCACCCGTGATATCCAAAAGCAGCGAAGACTCGCGCGAACCGGATGCCGATGTGATTGAAGACGATCAGCTGCGTCTGATTTTTACCTGCTGTCATCCGGCGATTGATCCTAAAGTGCAGGTTGCGCTGACACTCCGGGAAGTCTGTGGCTTAACCACGGAAGAAATTGCCAGCGCCTTTCTGACAACGCCATCCACAATGGCGCAACGCATTGTGCGAGGGAAAGCCAAAATCCGTGATGCCCGGATCCCCTTTCAAATCCCGTCTAAAAGTGAACTGCCGGACAGAATTGAGTCTGCACTGTCTGTGATTTATCTGGTTTATAACGAAGGGTACTCCGCCTCTGCGGGGGAGCATGTGATACGGTGCGAGCTGACGGCAGAAGCGATTCGCTTGGCGCGTTTAATGCTGTCTTTGTTACCGGATGCTGAAGTCTCTGGTTTACTGGCACTGATGCTGCTCACCGAATCCCGTCGGCCAGCCAGAACGGATTCGGATGGCGACATCGTTCTGCTTGAAGCGCAGGATCGAACCTTATGGGATGTGTCCCTGATTCAGGAGGGGATAGCATTGGTCCAGAGCGCTCTGGGGACCCGAGATTTTGGTTACTACACGATTCAGGCTGCAATCGCTGCCGTCCATGCTCAAGCGACGGATGCTGACAGCACGGACTGGCAGCAAATCGTGTCACTTTATTCTTTGCTGCTTCAGGTCGCACCATCTCCCGTGATTGAACTGAACAAGGCCGTTGCTGTGGCGATGTGTGAGGGGCCTCAGGCTGGTCTGGTTTTAGTTGAGCGTCTGCTGGCGCAAAAAGTCCTGCAACAATATCATCTGACTTATGCGACCTACGGAGAATTGTTGAGTCGGGCTGGTCGAAATCAAGAGGCGATTGCGGTATTTGAACACGCTTTGAGCCTGACCCAGCAAGTTCCTGAGCAACGTATTCTCAAGCGTAAACTGGCGGAACTTTCCTCATCGAAATAA
- a CDS encoding YciI family protein: MKVMVIVKASESSEAGKMPSQALLQAMGDFNETLVKAGIMEAGEGLKPSSEGVRVRFDGRDRSVTKGPFAETNELVAGYWVWNVRSMEDAIAWVKKCPNPMEEASDIEIRPYFEMDDFAGIDSDGSVREQEDKLRQTLSMQKAQSNCYLFFSGRCDEALEYYQKHLGASVGLMFRFNESPDPIPEGMLPPGFEEKVMHCEFRIGDMKIFASDGCGDEGPFTGFNLTLTIDSEDEARRVFDALADGGSVRMPLEKTFWSPLYGQVTDKFGIGWMVMLPSSDTNPQ, translated from the coding sequence ATGAAAGTCATGGTCATCGTGAAAGCAAGCGAAAGTTCGGAAGCCGGTAAAATGCCAAGTCAGGCGTTATTGCAGGCAATGGGTGATTTTAATGAAACCCTAGTCAAAGCAGGCATTATGGAGGCCGGCGAAGGATTGAAGCCCAGCAGTGAAGGTGTTCGGGTGCGTTTCGATGGACGAGATCGTTCCGTGACGAAGGGGCCTTTTGCGGAAACGAATGAACTCGTGGCCGGTTATTGGGTGTGGAATGTGCGCTCAATGGAAGACGCGATCGCGTGGGTGAAAAAATGCCCGAATCCGATGGAAGAAGCCTCTGACATTGAAATCCGTCCTTATTTTGAAATGGATGATTTTGCCGGGATCGATTCTGATGGTTCGGTTCGGGAGCAGGAAGACAAGTTACGGCAAACACTTTCGATGCAAAAAGCTCAGTCGAACTGCTATCTGTTTTTTTCCGGACGTTGTGACGAAGCACTTGAATATTATCAGAAGCATCTGGGTGCCAGTGTTGGTTTGATGTTCCGGTTCAATGAAAGTCCTGACCCGATACCTGAGGGTATGTTACCTCCGGGCTTTGAAGAGAAGGTCATGCACTGTGAGTTTAGGATCGGGGATATGAAAATTTTCGCTTCAGATGGTTGTGGTGATGAAGGGCCGTTTACCGGGTTTAACCTGACGTTGACGATTGATTCTGAAGACGAAGCGCGCCGGGTGTTTGATGCGCTGGCTGATGGTGGATCTGTGCGGATGCCGCTTGAGAAAACCTTTTGGTCACCTTTATATGGCCAGGTGACGGATAAGTTTGGTATTGGCTGGATGGTGATGCTGCCAAGCAGCGACACCAACCCGCAGTAA
- a CDS encoding YciI family protein, whose amino-acid sequence MKYVALVYYDESQMKSLTQAEWDSLNRECMDCGESLRSRDYMIGGEALLSTQTATTLRVRNGKIDITDGPFAETKEQLAGFYLLDVRDLNEAIQVASKIPPARYGSVEIRPVRELQAENNVVYQDADVR is encoded by the coding sequence ATGAAATATGTGGCTTTGGTGTATTACGACGAGTCTCAAATGAAATCACTGACGCAAGCCGAATGGGATTCGCTGAATCGGGAGTGCATGGATTGCGGTGAATCACTGCGTTCCCGGGACTATATGATTGGCGGCGAGGCGCTGCTTTCCACTCAGACAGCAACGACGTTGCGTGTCCGGAATGGCAAGATTGACATCACGGACGGGCCGTTTGCTGAAACCAAAGAGCAGTTGGCTGGCTTTTATTTGCTGGATGTCCGGGATCTGAATGAAGCGATTCAGGTGGCGAGTAAAATTCCGCCGGCACGCTATGGCAGCGTTGAAATCCGGCCGGTACGCGAGCTTCAGGCAGAAAATAATGTGGTTTATCAAGACGCAGATGTTCGGTGA
- a CDS encoding DUF1428 domain-containing protein has product MSYVDGFVCAVPTDKRDEYQQHAVAAAQLFKKYGAERVVETWGNDVPDGEVTSFPLAVQCKQNETVVFSWIQWPSKAARDEGMAKFMKDPFCDPKENPMPFDGKRLIYGGFETIVDC; this is encoded by the coding sequence ATGAGTTATGTAGATGGCTTCGTTTGTGCTGTGCCGACAGATAAACGAGACGAATATCAGCAGCATGCTGTAGCGGCCGCGCAGTTATTCAAAAAGTACGGTGCTGAGCGTGTAGTGGAAACCTGGGGAAATGATGTACCGGACGGAGAAGTGACTTCATTTCCGTTGGCGGTTCAGTGTAAGCAGAATGAAACTGTGGTGTTTTCATGGATTCAGTGGCCGTCAAAAGCGGCACGGGATGAAGGTATGGCGAAGTTCATGAAAGACCCATTCTGTGACCCGAAAGAAAATCCCATGCCTTTTGACGGGAAGCGCCTGATTTATGGTGGTTTTGAAACCATCGTCGATTGTTAG
- a CDS encoding VF530 family DNA-binding protein: MSQQQPNNPLHGLTLEKVLTRLVEHYGWDGLYDKININCFYNDPSIKSSLKFLRKTQWARDKVETLYINTFH; this comes from the coding sequence ATGAGCCAACAGCAACCCAATAACCCTTTACATGGATTAACACTTGAGAAGGTGCTAACCCGTTTGGTCGAACATTACGGTTGGGATGGGTTATATGACAAAATCAACATCAACTGTTTTTATAACGATCCTTCCATCAAGTCATCGCTGAAGTTCCTGCGCAAAACCCAATGGGCAAGAGACAAGGTCGAGACCTTGTACATCAATACATTTCATTAA
- a CDS encoding GFA family protein, which yields MYTGECHCGNVQLKISHLTKTATRCNCSVCRRYAALWGYFTESEVEITVGKSGLESYEHGDRYISFHRCQNCGCMTHYTSTPKAQSDRVAVNYHMFPMAVISSVHVRHFDGADSWKFLDE from the coding sequence ATGTATACCGGAGAATGCCATTGCGGCAATGTACAATTAAAAATTAGTCATTTAACGAAAACAGCGACACGCTGTAATTGCTCTGTTTGTCGTCGATATGCTGCATTATGGGGTTATTTTACAGAGTCAGAAGTTGAAATCACTGTTGGCAAATCTGGTCTTGAAAGTTATGAACACGGGGACCGCTACATTTCGTTCCACCGCTGTCAAAACTGTGGCTGCATGACGCATTACACATCAACACCGAAAGCTCAAAGTGATCGGGTCGCAGTGAATTATCATATGTTTCCAATGGCAGTGATATCGTCTGTGCATGTACGTCATTTTGATGGCGCAGATAGCTGGAAATTCCTGGATGAATAA
- a CDS encoding serine protease encodes MNRKLIVLALAGICISGANANANANANELTHFVEMDEKATFIEGENVVQVPAAEAYFQPREYSIAEKAAAMSAVAVSADGTQYKAEISEETLALLESAVKTMQAQGLDASIFTTEPHEPTKPVLPDDTFSTLKVIGADNRVRVTNTTSAPHSYNGRIDVGCTGTLITKKHVLTAGHCVSNGSGTWYKSLNFTAGQNGSYKPWGTATWKNAVTTTAWHNNGDTNYDYAIIVLNSEPNGGNSGWGTYSGGTHSVTGYPGDKPFGTMWTDSGSTDAISSRRVCYTLDTAGGQSGSGIKDSNNYVRGVHTTGSSTRNCGTQITSTVYNTLKDWIAKNP; translated from the coding sequence ATGAACAGGAAACTGATCGTACTTGCATTAGCAGGAATCTGTATTTCCGGTGCAAATGCAAATGCAAATGCAAATGCAAATGAACTTACTCACTTTGTTGAGATGGATGAAAAAGCAACCTTTATTGAGGGTGAGAATGTCGTCCAGGTACCCGCTGCAGAAGCATACTTCCAGCCGCGTGAATATTCGATCGCAGAGAAAGCTGCTGCCATGAGTGCAGTTGCGGTTTCAGCAGATGGTACCCAATACAAAGCAGAGATATCGGAAGAAACTCTGGCACTTTTAGAAAGCGCAGTCAAAACGATGCAAGCACAAGGATTAGATGCCAGCATCTTTACGACAGAGCCGCATGAGCCGACGAAGCCTGTTCTGCCCGATGATACTTTCTCAACACTGAAAGTAATTGGGGCGGACAATCGGGTTCGGGTGACAAACACGACATCAGCACCCCACTCCTATAATGGCCGGATTGATGTTGGCTGTACGGGAACTTTAATCACCAAAAAACATGTTTTAACCGCAGGCCATTGTGTCTCGAATGGTTCAGGAACATGGTATAAATCGCTGAATTTCACTGCAGGTCAAAATGGCTCCTATAAGCCTTGGGGAACTGCAACCTGGAAAAATGCGGTCACAACGACGGCATGGCACAATAATGGCGATACAAACTATGATTACGCCATCATTGTACTGAACAGTGAGCCTAACGGCGGTAATTCGGGCTGGGGAACCTATTCTGGCGGTACGCACAGCGTAACCGGTTATCCGGGTGATAAGCCTTTTGGCACGATGTGGACAGATTCCGGTTCAACCGATGCTATTTCTTCTCGTCGTGTTTGCTATACGCTTGATACGGCTGGTGGTCAGAGCGGTAGTGGCATTAAAGATAGCAACAATTATGTCAGGGGTGTGCATACGACAGGTTCTTCAACAAGAAACTGTGGTACTCAAATTACAAGCACCGTCTATAACACGCTCAAAGATTGGATCGCGAAGAATCCTTAA
- a CDS encoding penicillin-insensitive murein endopeptidase, producing the protein MKKIIALLCCFSFGASAAESVCFGTTSNGHLENGKQLPAEGPNFVGYSDIARLLGRTYVHSDVYSIILDAYSGLEKKAPGKVFKYAETGFKSGGKFYPHKTHRNGLSVDFMTPVVNQKGQSVHLPTHPLNKFGYHIEFDLQGHYQTLTIDYEAMGAHLIELHQEAIKRGYDLWRVIFDPDLQPYLFQTKYGDYLKKHIQFSKRRSWVRHDDHYHVDFEIPCDEIPANKNKA; encoded by the coding sequence ATGAAAAAAATAATTGCGTTACTGTGCTGTTTTTCTTTTGGTGCTTCTGCTGCAGAAAGTGTGTGTTTTGGAACAACGTCGAACGGTCATTTGGAAAATGGCAAGCAGTTACCGGCGGAAGGGCCAAACTTTGTTGGATATAGTGATATTGCCAGGTTGCTGGGGCGGACTTATGTTCATTCAGACGTTTACAGTATCATTCTGGATGCGTATTCAGGTCTGGAGAAAAAGGCTCCCGGCAAGGTCTTTAAATATGCTGAGACAGGTTTCAAATCTGGCGGGAAATTTTATCCGCACAAAACTCACCGAAATGGTCTGTCTGTTGACTTTATGACGCCGGTTGTCAATCAGAAAGGGCAGTCGGTACATTTGCCAACTCATCCGTTGAATAAATTCGGATATCATATTGAATTCGACCTTCAAGGGCATTATCAAACACTGACCATCGATTATGAGGCGATGGGTGCCCATCTTATTGAGTTACATCAGGAAGCCATCAAAAGAGGATATGATCTTTGGCGGGTGATTTTCGATCCTGATCTGCAACCATACTTGTTTCAGACTAAGTATGGTGATTACTTGAAAAAGCATATTCAGTTTTCAAAACGACGTTCATGGGTCAGGCATGATGATCATTATCATGTTGATTTTGAAATACCATGCGATGAAATACCTGCCAACAAAAATAAGGCATAA
- a CDS encoding M28 family metallopeptidase, translating to MQVCMTTTKTLLATVISATMLTGCYWKDPTSAAAYVSSEIERDAVVEHLEELEARASKTTDGNSVTRAAGTDGYQYSVDYIIDVMKEHGYRVSTQEFDFRAWEELNGTKLNVNGVDLISTREAGEGVEPDYAVMSYSGNSNGELTGPIVFVTPDFNFGSPDYDDTDGCEATDFAGKDVVGKVAVIQRGGCSFSDKVVNAQNAGAKAVIVFNQGNSEGRKAVVNGTLGSDTAAAIPAYGARYDLGKQWFDLSVTQAVPVALSVNVKDEMVVTQNVIAETKRGNPNQVVMLGAHLDSVPEGPGINDNGSGTAGLLEYAVTLAETKAPVKNKVRFAWWAAEEAGLVGSEYYTNELFAPIYDQAQKEILEELGLEDPSQLTEEQIEMVEARYSKLNKVKLYLNFDMIGSPNYIYGVMDGDLSDTKDSPDNAYTGDFKPPYGTSDIESIFNQFFGAKSESTIPQALSKRSDYAGFADWGVAFGGLFTGAEKVKTAEEVEKFGGEIDVAYDKCYHQACDDLNNISQEALYTNTQALAYVTTYYAFSKPLFPPKEEPAAKSMTRMQGVSEPVQKLRIGEKLKAAESHSDHGHFHGDFDQDRQ from the coding sequence ATGCAAGTATGCATGACAACAACAAAGACACTGCTCGCGACAGTGATTAGTGCAACGATGCTTACCGGTTGCTACTGGAAAGATCCAACGAGCGCTGCAGCATATGTGAGCAGCGAGATTGAACGTGACGCTGTCGTTGAACATCTGGAAGAACTTGAAGCTCGTGCTTCGAAAACGACAGACGGCAATTCAGTGACACGTGCAGCGGGAACCGATGGTTACCAGTACTCGGTGGATTACATTATCGATGTCATGAAAGAGCATGGCTATCGTGTTTCTACTCAGGAATTTGATTTCCGTGCATGGGAAGAATTAAACGGCACGAAGCTGAATGTTAATGGTGTTGATTTGATCAGCACTCGTGAAGCCGGGGAAGGTGTAGAACCGGATTATGCGGTGATGTCTTACTCCGGTAATTCGAATGGCGAGCTGACTGGACCTATTGTTTTTGTGACGCCAGATTTCAACTTTGGTTCACCTGATTACGATGACACGGATGGCTGTGAAGCGACAGATTTTGCCGGTAAAGATGTGGTCGGAAAAGTGGCGGTGATTCAGCGCGGTGGCTGTTCTTTCAGCGATAAGGTTGTCAACGCCCAGAATGCTGGTGCGAAAGCAGTGATTGTCTTCAACCAGGGGAACAGCGAAGGCCGTAAGGCTGTCGTCAACGGCACTCTGGGTAGTGATACAGCTGCCGCAATTCCTGCATATGGTGCGCGGTATGACCTGGGTAAGCAGTGGTTTGATTTAAGTGTTACGCAAGCGGTACCTGTTGCACTGTCCGTCAATGTGAAGGATGAAATGGTTGTCACGCAAAACGTCATTGCTGAAACCAAGCGCGGAAATCCGAATCAGGTTGTGATGCTGGGAGCGCATTTGGACTCTGTTCCTGAAGGCCCGGGGATTAACGACAATGGTTCAGGTACTGCGGGTCTGCTGGAATATGCGGTGACGCTGGCTGAAACGAAAGCACCTGTGAAGAACAAGGTTCGTTTTGCCTGGTGGGCTGCAGAAGAAGCGGGTCTGGTTGGTTCTGAATACTACACAAACGAACTGTTCGCACCGATTTACGATCAGGCACAGAAAGAAATTCTGGAAGAGCTCGGACTGGAAGATCCGAGTCAGCTGACAGAAGAACAGATTGAGATGGTTGAAGCGCGTTACAGCAAACTGAATAAAGTGAAACTGTATCTGAACTTCGACATGATCGGTTCGCCAAACTATATCTATGGTGTGATGGATGGTGACTTGTCTGATACGAAAGACAGCCCGGATAATGCCTATACCGGTGATTTCAAACCGCCTTATGGTACATCGGATATCGAGTCTATTTTCAATCAGTTCTTCGGCGCCAAGTCTGAATCAACCATTCCGCAAGCACTTTCCAAACGCTCTGACTATGCAGGTTTTGCGGATTGGGGGGTTGCGTTCGGTGGTCTGTTCACTGGCGCTGAGAAAGTGAAGACTGCAGAGGAAGTTGAGAAATTTGGTGGTGAGATCGACGTTGCTTATGACAAGTGCTATCACCAGGCTTGTGATGATCTGAATAACATTAGTCAGGAAGCTCTGTATACCAATACTCAGGCGCTGGCTTATGTCACGACTTATTACGCATTCAGTAAGCCGCTGTTCCCGCCAAAAGAAGAACCGGCTGCGAAATCAATGACGCGTATGCAAGGTGTCTCTGAGCCAGTACAGAAACTGCGTATTGGTGAGAAGCTGAAAGCGGCAGAAAGTCATTCTGACCACGGCCACTTCCACGGTGACTTTGATCAGGACCGTCAATAA
- a CDS encoding GNAT family N-acetyltransferase yields the protein MNITIDELEAGDVIAVTELWRMSMQRATGIPAIHSFESQAYFLKEILAKTHVLYVACIEESRIPVAFMAANDQEISQLYVHPDSQSLGIGRQLLNLAKKNAKGSLKLRTFEVNVNARNFYERHGFVAIGGDSENEEGMPDILYEWKVR from the coding sequence GTGAATATCACAATTGATGAATTAGAAGCCGGTGATGTTATTGCTGTGACTGAATTATGGCGTATGTCGATGCAGCGTGCGACAGGTATTCCGGCAATTCATTCTTTTGAGTCTCAGGCATATTTCCTGAAAGAAATTTTGGCAAAGACTCATGTTCTTTATGTTGCATGTATTGAAGAATCACGAATTCCCGTCGCGTTTATGGCTGCAAATGATCAGGAAATCAGTCAATTATATGTACATCCGGATAGCCAGTCTCTTGGTATCGGGCGTCAACTGCTCAATCTTGCAAAGAAAAATGCCAAGGGTTCCTTAAAATTGCGGACATTCGAGGTGAACGTCAATGCCCGAAACTTTTATGAAAGACATGGTTTCGTTGCAATAGGCGGTGATAGTGAAAATGAAGAGGGCATGCCGGATATTTTGTATGAATGGAAAGTGAGATAG
- a CDS encoding DUF3565 domain-containing protein — protein sequence MKQPIVGYHQDEEGDWVAELGCGHFQHVRHRPPFICRPWVTTAARRKEKLGFLLNCKKCDLGEPADIKPV from the coding sequence TTGAAACAACCGATTGTGGGCTATCATCAGGATGAAGAGGGAGACTGGGTTGCGGAACTTGGCTGCGGCCATTTTCAGCATGTCAGACATCGTCCGCCGTTTATATGTCGGCCCTGGGTCACAACGGCAGCGCGCCGGAAGGAGAAGCTGGGATTCCTTTTGAATTGTAAGAAATGCGATCTGGGCGAACCGGCTGATATCAAACCCGTCTGA
- a CDS encoding YdeI family protein, translated as MNKHHKGQTHPKVDGYIQNTSQWQDEILLVRKIALDCELTETLKWGKPCYTCQGNNIVILQGFKASFCVLFLKGALLDDSAEILEAPGENTQLARRARFTGLDEVKRHTDTLSRYISQAIAIEKSGVQFDFKTTEAFEVPEEFQTKLEEMPELKQAFEALTPGRQRAYLLHFSGAKQSRTRSSRVEQCIPQILDGKGLNDR; from the coding sequence ATGAACAAACATCATAAGGGGCAGACTCACCCGAAAGTGGACGGCTATATCCAAAATACCAGCCAGTGGCAGGATGAAATTCTTCTGGTGAGAAAGATCGCCCTGGATTGCGAGTTGACGGAAACCCTGAAGTGGGGGAAGCCCTGTTATACCTGTCAGGGGAATAATATTGTTATCTTGCAGGGATTTAAGGCATCTTTTTGTGTGCTCTTTTTGAAAGGGGCATTACTGGATGATTCTGCTGAAATTCTGGAAGCGCCGGGTGAGAACACACAGTTAGCCCGGAGGGCGCGGTTTACTGGTCTGGATGAGGTCAAACGGCATACGGATACACTCAGCCGCTATATCAGTCAGGCCATTGCTATCGAAAAATCAGGGGTTCAGTTTGACTTTAAGACGACTGAGGCTTTTGAGGTGCCCGAGGAGTTTCAGACAAAACTCGAGGAAATGCCCGAGCTGAAGCAAGCGTTTGAGGCTTTGACGCCGGGTCGGCAGAGAGCTTATCTTTTACATTTTTCCGGCGCCAAACAATCCCGGACCCGTTCCTCCAGAGTTGAACAATGTATTCCTCAGATTTTGGATGGGAAGGGCCTGAATGACAGGTAA